The following proteins are encoded in a genomic region of Micrococcaceae bacterium Sec5.8:
- a CDS encoding N(5)-(carboxyethyl)ornithine synthase, with translation MNGPSSLLTLGVLGTTRKPNERRLPIHPRHLDRIAPALRQQLIVEEGYGERFGVSDAHLAPMVGRILPRAQLLAEADVVLLPKPQPEDLAELRDGQILWGWPHCVQDRAITQLAIDKKLTLIAFEAMNHWASDGGFGLHVFHKNNELAGYCSVLHALALTGSTGDYGRRPSAVVIGFGATARGAVTALNAHGVHDVQVLTNRGVAAVGSPIHSVRIAQLDHDNEAPFLSEVITGRGRVPLAPFLAESDIVVNCTLQDPNAPLTYLRTEDLGAFSPGSLIVDVSCDEGMGFSWAKTTTFTDPMFTVGDHINYYAVDHSPSYLWNSASWEISEALLPFLETVVAGPEAWAGNETIRRAIEIRDGVVLNPDVLQFQQRGTEHPHTPLAG, from the coding sequence CCCGGCACTCCGACAGCAGCTGATCGTTGAGGAGGGCTATGGCGAACGGTTCGGCGTCTCGGACGCCCATCTTGCGCCGATGGTGGGACGCATCCTCCCTCGTGCCCAGCTGCTGGCGGAGGCCGACGTCGTCCTGCTGCCCAAGCCGCAACCCGAGGACCTCGCCGAATTGCGGGACGGGCAGATCCTCTGGGGCTGGCCGCATTGCGTCCAGGACCGGGCCATCACACAGCTGGCGATCGACAAGAAGCTCACCCTGATCGCGTTTGAGGCGATGAACCACTGGGCGAGCGACGGCGGCTTCGGCCTGCACGTGTTCCACAAGAACAACGAACTCGCCGGTTACTGTTCGGTGCTGCACGCCCTGGCGCTGACAGGTTCCACCGGGGACTACGGCCGCCGGCCCAGCGCCGTCGTCATCGGCTTCGGTGCTACGGCCCGTGGTGCCGTGACGGCCTTGAACGCCCATGGTGTCCACGACGTCCAGGTCCTGACCAACCGCGGGGTAGCCGCGGTGGGCTCCCCGATCCATTCCGTCCGGATCGCCCAGCTGGACCACGACAACGAGGCGCCCTTCCTCAGCGAGGTCATCACCGGGCGCGGCCGGGTGCCGCTTGCGCCGTTCCTGGCCGAGAGCGACATCGTGGTCAACTGCACCTTGCAGGACCCGAACGCACCGCTGACCTATCTGCGCACGGAGGACCTTGGCGCGTTCAGTCCCGGCAGCCTGATCGTGGACGTATCCTGCGACGAGGGAATGGGCTTTAGCTGGGCGAAGACCACCACCTTCACCGACCCCATGTTCACAGTCGGCGACCACATCAACTACTACGCGGTGGACCACAGCCCGTCCTACCTGTGGAACTCCGCCAGCTGGGAAATCAGCGAGGCCCTGCTGCCGTTCCTGGAGACCGTGGTTGCCGGCCCCGAGGCCTGGGCCGGCAACGAGACCATCCGCCGCGCCATCGAAATCCGCGACGGCGTCGTCCTCAATCCGGACGTGCTGCAATTCCAGCAGCGCGGGACGGAGCACCCGCACACGCCGCTGGCAGGCTAG
- a CDS encoding MFS transporter has product MPDTSTAPLAVITQRLPWRHTFISLRVRNFRIFAIGHFIAVIALWMQRIAQDWLVLELSGSVTAVGFTVALQFLPSLFLGPWAGMMADRFAKRKILMLCQSAAAVLAAILALLALSQRIEVWHVYAIALALGLVTVLDQPARQVFVNELVGPAYLRNAISVNSTTFQLGGLIGPALAGLLLTAVGAGWAFAANAVACCSTVAMLLTLRKDQLHISAPASKRKGMLREGLDYALSKPTIYWPWLMAGFIAVFAMSLPVLLAAFADHVYDVGAAGYGMLNALVALGALAGAVTSARRRHLRLRSVVLGAGMYGLMLCLAGAAPSMAWFGAAMVLAGFWCLMFLTAANQLVQISSNLAIRGRVMSLYIMVLIGGQAIGGPMIGWLAEHVNPSTAILVSGGVPALAAATVAVVLARRGQLKLKVDLKDRRRIVKIVRREAGR; this is encoded by the coding sequence CTGCCGGACACCAGCACCGCGCCTCTCGCCGTCATCACCCAGCGGCTGCCGTGGCGGCATACCTTCATCTCGCTGAGAGTCCGCAACTTCCGCATCTTTGCGATCGGCCACTTCATCGCTGTGATCGCCCTCTGGATGCAGCGGATCGCCCAGGACTGGCTGGTGCTCGAACTCTCCGGTTCCGTCACCGCCGTCGGATTCACCGTGGCGCTGCAGTTCCTGCCGTCGCTGTTCCTGGGCCCGTGGGCGGGCATGATGGCGGACCGCTTCGCAAAGCGGAAGATCCTGATGCTCTGCCAGTCCGCGGCCGCCGTGCTGGCGGCCATTCTCGCGCTGCTGGCGCTAAGCCAAAGGATCGAGGTCTGGCACGTCTACGCGATTGCCCTGGCCCTGGGCCTGGTCACCGTGCTGGACCAGCCGGCGCGGCAGGTCTTCGTCAACGAACTCGTAGGCCCGGCGTACCTCCGGAACGCCATCAGCGTCAATTCCACGACGTTCCAGCTCGGCGGCCTGATTGGTCCGGCCCTCGCCGGGCTGCTGCTCACCGCGGTGGGGGCAGGCTGGGCGTTCGCCGCCAACGCGGTCGCCTGCTGCTCCACGGTCGCGATGCTGCTAACGCTGCGGAAGGATCAGTTGCACATCAGTGCCCCCGCCTCCAAACGCAAGGGCATGCTGCGGGAGGGTCTGGATTACGCGCTGAGCAAACCCACGATTTACTGGCCGTGGCTGATGGCCGGCTTTATCGCGGTGTTCGCGATGAGCCTGCCGGTGCTGCTGGCCGCTTTCGCGGATCACGTGTACGACGTCGGCGCCGCGGGCTACGGGATGCTCAACGCGCTGGTGGCCCTCGGCGCCCTTGCCGGCGCCGTCACGTCCGCCCGCCGGCGGCATCTGCGGTTGCGTTCGGTGGTGCTGGGAGCAGGAATGTACGGGCTTATGCTCTGTCTGGCCGGGGCGGCGCCCTCCATGGCGTGGTTCGGGGCGGCAATGGTGCTGGCAGGATTTTGGTGCCTGATGTTCCTGACCGCGGCCAACCAGCTGGTCCAGATCAGTTCCAACCTGGCCATCCGCGGCCGCGTCATGAGCCTCTACATCATGGTGCTGATCGGCGGCCAGGCAATTGGCGGGCCGATGATCGGCTGGCTGGCCGAGCACGTGAATCCGTCCACGGCCATCCTGGTGTCCGGCGGGGTCCCGGCGCTCGCCGCTGCGACCGTCGCCGTCGTGCTGGCCCGCCGCGGCCAGCTGAAACTGAAAGTGGATCTCAAGGACCGCCGACGGATCGTGAAGATTGTCCGCCGGGAAGCCGGCCGCTAG
- a CDS encoding LysR substrate-binding domain-containing protein — MFEPAQLRSFLAVAETLSFTKAADRLGLAQPTVSQHVRKLETAAKRVLVARDTRDVRLTDNGDAMAGFARTILAAHDAASRYFSGSAMRGRLRFGTADDLAITGLPRILREFRQVYPEINLELTVGQSEQLYKRLNAGQLDLIFVKWVAGAKGGTVVQQDSFAWVGLEQTSLNPADPVPLIAYPAPSLSRKLAIDALESTGRTWRITCTTRQISGVLAAVRAGIGVAVMPSSLVPDDLKTITRRFDLPPVGDVDFTLIRNPLANAEVIEALTQTIAGRTLKRAT, encoded by the coding sequence ATGTTCGAACCCGCCCAGTTGCGGTCCTTTCTCGCCGTGGCCGAAACACTGAGTTTCACCAAGGCCGCAGACCGGCTGGGGCTGGCGCAGCCGACGGTCAGCCAGCATGTGCGCAAGCTCGAAACGGCGGCAAAACGGGTCCTTGTGGCCCGGGACACCCGCGATGTGCGCCTGACGGACAACGGGGACGCCATGGCCGGTTTCGCCCGCACCATTCTCGCCGCCCATGACGCCGCCTCGCGCTACTTCTCCGGATCCGCCATGCGCGGCCGGCTGCGCTTCGGCACCGCGGATGATCTCGCGATCACGGGGCTGCCGAGAATCCTGCGCGAATTCCGGCAGGTCTACCCCGAAATCAACCTGGAGCTGACCGTGGGGCAAAGCGAGCAGCTCTACAAACGTCTCAACGCAGGGCAACTGGACCTCATCTTCGTCAAGTGGGTCGCCGGAGCCAAGGGCGGCACGGTGGTCCAACAGGACTCGTTCGCCTGGGTGGGCCTGGAGCAGACCTCTCTCAACCCGGCCGACCCCGTGCCCTTGATTGCCTACCCCGCGCCGAGCCTGAGCCGGAAGCTTGCCATCGACGCGCTGGAGTCGACGGGCCGGACGTGGCGGATCACCTGCACCACGCGGCAGATCTCCGGAGTGCTGGCCGCCGTGCGGGCTGGAATCGGGGTGGCGGTCATGCCATCCTCCCTGGTGCCGGATGATCTGAAAACCATCACCCGGCGCTTCGACCTTCCCCCGGTAGGCGACGTCGATTTCACGCTGATCCGCAACCCGCTGGCCAACGCCGAGGTGATCGAGGCCCTGACCCAGACCATCGCGGGCAGGACCCTGAAACGCGCTACTTAA